Proteins from a genomic interval of Drosophila gunungcola strain Sukarami chromosome X unlocalized genomic scaffold, Dgunungcola_SK_2 000023F, whole genome shotgun sequence:
- the LOC128260393 gene encoding uncharacterized protein LOC128260393 isoform X4, with the protein MLRYKKQKVSNASLAHRDPDVVATPSNRSVVTRSGRAVVLRKDLEFDYTSPQGKDEDEDADADESDDPSLETNDEDDADYQLATAFEEPLGSQWPCRKRRSIGNSSSSACSTDGSHSSPESPVPPIIFLELGLPVAIVWQEPLADLDLESDGELKTKVHKFLGLVALRRKLYNPQENGDAGEPAEIGKEVANLSLSCLLINSICSPAKPATTPSPAQRLNASPATPPSSSWASLNLSHLNPPTQKERQTKMFDNFVLLANASSFEAETPDFLKEPIDLSELPSHRQRAIICRRHKGSVPCLDNHPDFYRFVESLDPVTSINFCHPLALDYRQKNFETCKVALAKRLFNIFNHAIFRCGLVAPILWKRGIGTPCKAELAIDANGKRTARILLWENISHPCMLIKPLLHEMIHAAAFVFNRETGHGDSCRRWAYQAKHAMPELPAIADCQPTFKYTCSLCARCAYGRIDFPKDQLRCHYCQFEVGVKKYCQADLFTGSRPDPTVTPFRNFVREHYLKLGEVSGTTHSAKMRLLNEQYSKINPTCC; encoded by the exons CTCATCGCGATCCGGACGTCGTGGCCACCCCATCGAATCGCTCGGTCGTGACACGCAGTGGACGTGCGGTTGTGTTGCGCAAGGACCTGGAGTTCGACTACACCTCCCCGCAGGGcaaggacgaggacgaggacgcgGACGCGGACGAGTCCGACGATCCGTCGCTGGAGACCAACGACGAGGACGACGCGGACTACCAGCTGGCAACCGCCTTCGAGGAGCCCCTGGGGAGCCAGTGGCCGTGTCGCAAGCGACGCAGCATTgggaacagcagcagcagtgccTGCAGCACCGACGGCAGCCACTCCTCGCCGGAGTCGCCGGTGCCGCCCATTATCTTCCTAGAGTTGGGCCTGCCAGTGGCCATCGTGTGGCAGGAGCCGCTGGCCGATCTCGACTTGGAGAGCGATGGCGAGCTAAAGACTAAGGTGCACAAGTTTCTAGGTCTGGTGGCGCTCCGTCGCAAGCTGTACAATCCCCAGGAGAACGGCGATGCAGGAGAACCGGCGGAGATTGGGAAGGAGGTGGCGAACCTATCGCTTAGCTGTCTGCTGATCAATTCCATCTGCTCGCCCGCAAAACCAGCCACAACGCCATCGCCAGCCCAGCGTCTCAATGCCTCGCCAGCAACCCCGCCCAGCTCCTCCTGGGCAAGCCTGAACCTGTCGCACCTCAACCCGCCCACCCAGAAGGAGCGCCAGACGAAGATGTTCGACAACTTTGTGCTGCTGGCCAATGCCAGTTCCTTCGAGGCGGAGACGCCCGATTTCCTCAAGGAGCCCATCGATCTGAGCGAGCTGCCCAGCCATCGCCAGCGGGCGATTATATGTCGTCGCCACAAGGGCAGCGTTCCCTGTCTCGACAATCATCCCGACTTCTACCGATTCGTGGAGTCGCTCGATC CGGTCACCTCGATCAATTTCTGCCATCCGCTGGCCCTGGACTATCGCCAGAAGAACTTCGAGACCTGCAAAGTGGCTCTGGCCAAGCGGCTCTTCAACATCTTCAATCACGCCATCTTCCGCTGCGGCCTGGTGGCGCCAATCCTGTGGAAGCGCGGCATTGGCACGCCGTGCAAGGCCGAGCTGGCCATCGACGCCAACGGCAAGCGGACCGCGCGCATCCTGCTCTGGGAGAACATCAGCCACCCGTGCATGCTCATCAAGCCGCTGCTACATGAAATGATACACGCGGCGGCCTTTGTTTTCAACCGGGAGACGGGACACGGCGACAGTTGCCGCAGATG GGCCTACCAGGCCAAGCACGCGATGCCGGAGCTGCCGGCGATCGCCGACTGCCAGCCCACGTTCAAGTACACCTGCTCCCTGTGCGCCCGCTGTGCCTACGGCAGGATCGACTTCCCGAAAGATCAGCTGCGCTGTCACTACTGCCAGTTTGAGGTGGGCGTCAAGAAGTACTGCCAAGCCGACTTGTTCACCGGATCGCGACCAGATCCAACAGTGACTCCGTTCAGGAACTTCGTGCGCGAACATTACTTGAAGCTGGGCGAGGTGAGTGGCACCACGCACAGCGCCAAAATGCGGCTGCTTAATGAGCAGTACTCGAAGATCAATCCGACCTGTTGTTAG
- the LOC128260392 gene encoding activating signal cointegrator 1 complex subunit 2: protein MLDNDTSNNNNCNPLKLPLGDLKFALSGKDGVRRHVPALDEHWVRREKPFGSYLCQMSSYGRLKSGAALEEWSFAANNCRQDMEFLLSLSQHEFWSYMVYEESAMAAIVTFLQRANPYYRQQPEAESSGRDKELEQANLLYGQLLDLVVRLVMRLCTAEESDTEWISPQQHSSLLYTNYLVSVPMLFDLLIAVGDAEPANVELLRQIFEKVLRQQPEYRKDLKEALAFYESAFLSMQIQVENEGCEGAGGGAPLDADLETPYDDVVLFAMDCAYTLRLLLLLCPELVETIEQLRLAQSIANFYDMTVPMLYKNIYMVNPGASSLRWLNETRQQFLSVVRRLVSLQMEAGRGQQLVELLQECLSAQTFVVDYQRQYPLEHDMEMLLQRCPNIKNYKVDFVIAGYQKALSSCPGGIMADDMALDNLVDTEEEDDEFEDEDSSRTSPLPTTTAANGAARDLDLEVTAVLDVLPDLGRGFIRRLLTRYENSEQAIAAILDDNLPPDLAQMDRQEVYVPPDPQDKLQRRTGVRHFNVHDGDRYDVLTRDQPECIIKQGKGLPGAPRNAEQLLDDKRDLEQLKERYQQYAMVEETPLESGEYDDEYDDSYEALNEGQAPPVSLLRARLQGAASNSAYEAQDQVEDDDDEESSGSGSEAETAKRNGREFCENPEVIRARYQQRQMAKYGQRNGGGGGGGAGSGGAAVVGAPKGQGQSQQTQRNRGQKEAHKSSRANHNRKAGAAFKRSKGMMG, encoded by the exons ATGCTGGACAACgacaccagcaacaacaacaactgcaaccCACTGAAACTGCCGCTGGGCGACTTGAAGTTTGCGCTTTCTGGAAAGGATGGGGTGCGCAGGCATGTTCCGGCACTG GACGAGCATTGGGTGCGTCGCGAGAAGCCCTTCGGCAGCTACCTGTGCCAGATGAGCTCCTACGGCCGCCTGAAATCCGGAGCAGCGCTGGAGGAGTGGAGCTTTGCGGCCAACAACTGTCGCCAGGACATGGAGTTCCTGCTGAGCCTCAGCCAGCACGAGTTCTGGTCCTACATGGTCTACGAGGAGTCGGCCATGGCGGCCATCGTCACATTCCTGCAGCGCGCCAATCCCTACTACAGACAGCAACCGGAGGCGGAGTCGTCCGGCCGGGACAAGGAGCTGGAGCAGGCCAACCTGCTGTACGGCCAGCTGCTCGATCTCGTCGTCCGCCTGGTGATGCGGCTGTGCACCGCCGAGGAGTCGGACACGGAGTGGATCAGCCCGCAGCAGCACAGCAGCCTGCTGTACACCAACTACCTGGTGTCGGTGCCCATGCTCTTCGATCTGCTCATTGCCGTGGGCGATGCGGAGCCCGCGAATGTGGAGCTGCTGCGCCAGATCTTCGAGAAGGTGCTGCGCCAGCAGCCCGAGTACCGCAAGGATCTGAAGGAGGCGCTGGCCTTCTACGAGAGCGCCTTCCTCAGCATGCAGATCCAGGTGGAGAACGAGGGCTGTGAGGGCGCCGGCGGCGGGGCGCCCCTGGATGCGGACCTGGAGACGCCCTACGACGACGTGGTGCTCTTCGCCATGGACTGCGCCTACACgctgcgcctgctgctgctcctctgTCCCGAGCTGGTGGAGACCATCGAGCAACTGCGTTTGGCTCAGAG CATTGCCAATTTCTATGACATGACGGTGCCCATGCTGTACAAGAACATCTATATGGTCAATCCGGGGGCCAGCTCGCTGCGCTGGCTGAACGAGACGCGCCAGCAGTTCCTCAGCGTCGTCCGTCGCCTGGTCAGCCTGCAAATGGAGGCGGGTCGCGGCCAGCAGCTGGTGGAACTGCTGCAGGAGTGCCTCTCCGCCCAGACCTTCGTGGTGGACTACCAGCGGCAGTATCCGCTGGAGCACGACATGGAGATGCTGCTGCAACGCTGCCCGAATAT CAAGAACTACAAGGTGGACTTTGTGATAGCCGGCTACCAGAAGGCGCTGAGCAGCTGCCCCGGCGGCATCATGGCCGACGACATGGCCCTGGACAACCTGGTGGAcaccgaggaggaggacgacgagTTCGAGGACGAGGACTCCTCGCGCACCTCACCACTGCCGACGACGACGGCGGCCAACGGAGCCGCCAGGGACCTCGACCTGGAGGTGACCGCCGTGCTGGATGTGCTGCCCGATCTGGGCAGGGGCTTCATCCGGCGCCTGCTCACCCGCTACGAGAACAGCGAGCAGGCCATTGCCGCCATTCTGGACGACAACCTGCCGCCGGACCTGGCGCAGATGGACCGGCAGGAGGTGTACGTGCCGCCCGATCCGCAGGACAAGCTGCAGCGTCGCACGGGCGTGCGCCACTTCAACGTCCACGACGGCGATCGCTACGATGTGCTGACGCGCGACCAGCCAGAGTGCATCATAAAGCAGGGCAAGGGTCTGCCCGGAGCGCCGCGCAATGCGGAGCAGCTGCTGGACGACAAGCGCGACCTGGAGCAGCTGAAGGAGCGCTACCAGCAGTATGCCATGGTGGAGGAGACGCCGCTGGAGAGCGGCGAGTATGACGACGAGTACGACGACAGCTACGAGGCCCTGAACGAGGGTCAGGCGCCGCCGGTGAGCCTGCTGCGGGCCAGGCTTCAGGGAGCCGCCTCCAACTCCGCCTACGAGGCCCAGGACCAGGtggaggacgacgacgacgaggagagcTCTGGCAGCGGATCCGAGGCGGAGACGGCCAAGCGCAACGGCCGGGAGTTTTGTGAAAATCCGGAGGTGATACGCGCTCGCTACCAGCAACGCCAGATGGCCAAGTACGGACAAAGAAATggtggaggcggaggaggaggtgcaGGAAGCGGAGGTGCTGCTGTAGTGGGAGCACCCAAGGGCCAGGGCCAGTCGCAGCAGACGCAACGCAACCGCGGCCAGAAGGAGGCCCACAAATCCTCGCGTGCCAACCACAATCGCAAAGCCGGAGCGGCATTCAAGCGCAGCAAGGGCATGATGGGCTAG